From Lysobacter auxotrophicus, the proteins below share one genomic window:
- a CDS encoding helix-turn-helix transcriptional regulator yields MERIERIHALHRILSAARYPVTVQRLQEDLECSRATVYRDLAYLRDYLMAPVVGNGEAGFRYDHSEGERFELPGLWLSSEELHSLLAAQQLLVRSGGGVLSNALAPLQHRIEKLLDEHAGGRRVPVERVRVIPHRTRRLDETAFRTVATAVLDRKQLSFEYRARSTDEQTRRTVSPQRLTHYRENWYLDAWDHNREALRSFAVDRISAAKLSETAARDVPDEELDKHLASSYGIFSGAPKGWATIVFTPKAARWVADEHWHSQQQGRFLPDGRYELKVPYSAGRELLMDVMHYGSDAEIVEPPVLREQARALLQLALSNYDR; encoded by the coding sequence ATGGAACGCATCGAACGCATCCACGCCCTCCACCGCATCCTCAGCGCCGCGCGCTATCCGGTCACGGTGCAGCGGCTGCAGGAAGACCTGGAATGCTCGCGCGCCACCGTCTATCGCGACCTGGCGTACCTGCGCGATTACCTGATGGCGCCGGTGGTGGGCAATGGCGAGGCGGGCTTCCGCTACGACCACAGCGAAGGCGAGCGCTTCGAACTGCCCGGTTTGTGGCTCAGTTCCGAGGAGCTGCACTCGCTGCTCGCCGCGCAACAACTGCTCGTGCGCAGTGGCGGCGGCGTGCTGTCCAACGCCCTGGCGCCGCTGCAGCATCGCATCGAGAAACTGCTGGACGAGCACGCCGGCGGTCGTCGCGTGCCGGTGGAGCGCGTCCGCGTGATCCCGCATCGCACGCGCCGGCTCGACGAAACCGCCTTCCGCACGGTCGCGACGGCGGTGCTCGATCGCAAGCAGCTGAGCTTCGAGTACCGCGCGCGCTCCACCGACGAGCAGACGCGCCGCACGGTGTCGCCGCAGCGGCTGACGCATTACCGCGAGAACTGGTACCTCGACGCGTGGGACCACAACCGCGAGGCATTGCGCAGCTTCGCGGTGGACCGCATCAGCGCGGCGAAGCTGTCGGAGACGGCGGCGCGCGACGTGCCCGACGAGGAACTCGACAAGCACCTGGCGTCGAGCTACGGCATTTTTTCCGGCGCGCCCAAGGGCTGGGCGACGATCGTGTTCACGCCGAAGGCCGCGCGCTGGGTGGCGGACGAGCACTGGCATTCGCAGCAGCAGGGCCGCTTCCTGCCGGATGGCCGCTACGAGCTGAAGGTGCCCTACAGCGCCGGGCGCGAGCTGCTGATGGACGTCATGCATTACGGCAGCGATGCGGAGATCGTCGAGCCGCCGGTGCTGCGCGAACAGGCGCGGGCCTTGCTGCAGCTGGCGTTGAGCAATTACGACCGGTGA
- a CDS encoding dimethyl sulfoxide reductase anchor subunit family protein, protein MHPAFSVIAFTTLSGAGYGLLLWAGGLILLPALQGRAPANGATVLLWGVLLVLGLVLTTAGLLSSMLHLGKPGRAWRAFSQWRTSWLSREGVFAVATALVVVAMLALLGVGIAGALPTGLWIAMPALAAIMVLLSLCTIASTAMIYASLKPIPAWRHPLVLPGYFVFAILTGWLVLMALVNWSALSDETLGVILLVTFALAIVAGVLKLVYWHRIDRQPLGATRADAVGLPGREVDVFERPNTQANYINKEMGHVLARKHARPLRFIALVLFAAVPMVASWLAWANPELAGPVFTLGALLALAGTLVERWLFFAQARHLVTLYY, encoded by the coding sequence ATGCATCCTGCGTTTTCCGTCATCGCATTCACCACGCTGTCCGGCGCGGGCTACGGCCTGCTGCTGTGGGCCGGCGGCCTGATCCTGCTGCCGGCGTTGCAGGGGCGCGCGCCGGCCAACGGCGCCACCGTGTTGCTGTGGGGCGTGCTGCTGGTCCTTGGCCTGGTGCTGACCACCGCCGGCCTGCTCAGTTCGATGCTGCACCTGGGCAAGCCCGGCCGGGCGTGGCGCGCATTCTCGCAGTGGCGCACGTCATGGCTGTCGCGCGAGGGCGTGTTCGCGGTGGCGACGGCGCTGGTGGTGGTCGCGATGCTCGCGCTGCTCGGCGTGGGCATCGCCGGCGCGCTGCCGACCGGACTGTGGATCGCGATGCCGGCGCTCGCCGCGATCATGGTGCTGCTGTCGCTGTGCACGATCGCCAGCACGGCAATGATCTACGCCTCGCTCAAGCCCATTCCCGCGTGGCGGCACCCGCTCGTGCTGCCGGGATACTTCGTGTTCGCGATCCTCACCGGCTGGCTGGTGCTGATGGCGCTGGTGAACTGGAGCGCGCTGTCGGACGAAACGCTGGGCGTGATCCTGCTGGTGACCTTCGCCCTGGCGATCGTCGCCGGCGTGCTCAAGCTTGTGTACTGGCATCGCATCGACCGCCAGCCGCTCGGCGCGACGCGTGCCGACGCCGTCGGGCTGCCGGGACGCGAGGTAGACGTGTTCGAACGCCCGAACACGCAGGCCAACTACATCAACAAGGAAATGGGCCACGTGCTGGCGCGCAAGCACGCGCGGCCGCTGCGCTTCATCGCGCTGGTCCTGTTCGCGGCGGTGCCGATGGTGGCGTCGTGGCTGGCCTGGGCGAACCCTGAACTGGCCGGCCCGGTGTTCACGCTCGGCGCGCTGCTCGCGCTCGCCGGAACCCTGGTCGAACGCTGGCTGTTTTTCGCCCAGGCCCGGCACCTGGTCACGCTTTATTACTGA
- a CDS encoding 4Fe-4S dicluster domain-containing protein: protein MTDLPPPSKKKLGLVIDLDTCVGCHACAVSCKEWNAGGFAAPLTDEQPYGKDPAGVWFNRVHSYEVAPTQGCASSPTPQPAMTLHFPRSCLHCETPACVTVCPTGASYKRAEDGIVLVDEDKCIGCKLCSWACPYGAREYSEVEGVMKKCTLCIDRIYNENLAEAERQPACVQACPTRARHFGDLGDPESKVSRLVAERGGVDLLPQLGYQPVNKYLPPRPRRTGEAATAAPQDETLDTAALPPMLRWLDRVLSR from the coding sequence ATGACCGACCTGCCGCCGCCGTCGAAGAAGAAACTCGGGCTCGTCATCGACCTGGACACCTGCGTGGGCTGCCATGCCTGCGCGGTGAGCTGCAAGGAGTGGAACGCCGGCGGTTTCGCCGCGCCGCTCACCGACGAGCAGCCGTACGGCAAGGACCCGGCGGGCGTCTGGTTCAACCGCGTGCACAGCTACGAGGTCGCGCCGACGCAAGGCTGCGCATCGAGCCCGACGCCGCAACCCGCGATGACCCTGCACTTCCCGCGTTCGTGCCTGCATTGCGAGACGCCGGCGTGCGTGACCGTGTGCCCGACCGGCGCGAGCTACAAGCGCGCCGAGGACGGCATCGTGCTGGTGGACGAGGACAAGTGCATCGGCTGCAAGCTGTGTTCGTGGGCCTGCCCGTACGGCGCGCGCGAATACAGCGAAGTCGAAGGCGTGATGAAGAAATGCACGCTCTGCATCGACCGCATCTACAACGAGAACCTCGCCGAGGCGGAGCGCCAGCCCGCGTGCGTGCAGGCCTGCCCGACGCGTGCGCGCCATTTCGGCGACCTTGGCGACCCGGAGTCGAAGGTTTCCAGGCTGGTCGCCGAACGCGGCGGCGTCGACCTGCTGCCGCAGCTGGGCTACCAGCCGGTGAACAAGTACCTGCCGCCGCGTCCGCGCCGCACCGGCGAAGCCGCGACCGCGGCGCCGCAGGACGAAACCCTCGACACCGCCGCGCTGCCGCCGATGCTGCGCTGGCTCGACCGCGTACTCAGCCGCTGA
- the hemC gene encoding hydroxymethylbilane synthase, with the protein MKTLRIATRKSPLALWQSEHVADRLRAAHPGLTVELVPMSTRGDEVLDRSLAAIGGKGLFLKELELAMLRGDADCAVHSLKDVPMELEPGFMLPAILTRADYADAFVSNHFANIAALPEGARVGTSSLRRQAQLRALRPDLRLADLRGNVNTRLAKLDAGEYDAIVLACAGLQRLGFDDRIRDRLQAPHWLPAPAQGAVAIECRDDDVATRALCARLDDADTRTCAEAERAMNRALHGSCHVPVAAFARLQAGQLHLAGLVGSASDGVIVRAQGEGAGHAPEVLGRDVAAQLLAQGAGELIAASH; encoded by the coding sequence ATGAAGACGCTCCGCATCGCCACCCGAAAGAGCCCGCTTGCCCTGTGGCAGAGCGAGCACGTCGCCGACCGCCTGCGCGCGGCGCACCCCGGCCTGACGGTTGAACTGGTGCCGATGAGCACCCGCGGCGACGAAGTACTGGACCGCTCGCTGGCGGCGATCGGCGGCAAGGGCCTGTTCCTGAAGGAGCTGGAGCTGGCGATGCTGCGCGGCGACGCCGATTGCGCCGTGCATTCGCTCAAGGACGTGCCGATGGAGCTGGAACCCGGCTTCATGCTGCCGGCGATCCTCACGCGTGCCGATTACGCCGACGCGTTTGTCAGCAACCACTTCGCGAACATCGCCGCCTTGCCGGAAGGCGCGCGCGTGGGCACGTCGTCGCTGCGCCGGCAGGCGCAGCTGCGCGCGCTGCGGCCGGACCTGCGTCTGGCCGACCTGCGCGGCAACGTCAACACGCGGCTGGCGAAGCTCGACGCCGGCGAATACGACGCCATCGTGCTCGCGTGCGCGGGCCTGCAGCGACTGGGCTTCGACGATCGCATCCGCGATCGCCTGCAGGCGCCGCACTGGCTGCCGGCACCGGCGCAGGGCGCGGTGGCGATCGAATGCCGCGACGACGATGTCGCCACGCGCGCGCTGTGCGCGCGGCTCGACGATGCGGACACGCGCACCTGCGCCGAAGCCGAGCGCGCGATGAACCGCGCACTGCACGGCAGCTGCCACGTGCCGGTGGCGGCGTTCGCGCGCCTGCAGGCCGGCCAGCTGCATCTGGCGGGGCTGGTGGGTTCGGCGAGCGACGGCGTGATCGTGCGTGCGCAGGGCGAGGGCGCTGGCCACGCGCCGGAGGTGCTCGGTCGGGACGTCGCCGCGCAATTGCTGGCGCAGGGTGCGGGCGAGCTGATCGCGGCGTCGCACTGA
- a CDS encoding prolyl oligopeptidase family serine peptidase, giving the protein MSKLSIACQSLVMSAGLAAASLAGAAPKESPAVSADPYAWLEDVTAERSLDWVRAHNAQAEAELATSKQFAQLESDIRAILDSDAKIPGVEKIGDYYYNFWKDKQHERGLWRRTTLEEYRKASPKWETVVDLDALNKAEGENWVWHGVDCLRPDYTRCLIALSRGGADADVTREFDLSTKSWVKDGFFRDEAKGALGWIDRDTVYVYTDFGAGSMTSSGYPRVVKEWKRGTPLDQARVVYEGKPTDMYIAALRDHTPGFERDFVSRTLAFYNDELYLRGADGKLAKIDVPNSVSKSVHREWLLLELREPYEAGGKTWPAGSLIATNFDAFMAGKREFTALFTPTQRTSLSSYTWTKSHLVLNVLDDVKNRLSVLTPAATGDWKRSEFTGAPTFGTLAVSAVDADESDAVWLTATDYLTPTTLSLAQIGATPEVLKTMPVFFDASSSVIEQHFATSKDGTRVPYFLVRPEDLKLDGTAPTLLYGYGGFEISLTPAYSGSVGKGWLEKGGVYAVANIRGGGEYGPRWHQAALKANRHKAYEDFAAVAQDLIARKVTSTPHLGIQGGSNGGLLTGNMLTQYPELFGAVVVQVPLLDMKRYSHLLAGASWMAEYGDPDTADWDYIRTFSPYHLFDAKKTYPPALFMTSTRDDRVHPGHARKMAAKMLEAGKDVRYYENIEGGHGGSANNAQAAHMSALAFTFLWNELADK; this is encoded by the coding sequence ATGTCGAAGCTGTCGATCGCCTGCCAGAGTCTGGTGATGTCCGCAGGCCTTGCGGCTGCGTCGCTGGCCGGCGCCGCACCCAAGGAGTCCCCCGCCGTGTCCGCCGATCCCTACGCCTGGCTCGAAGACGTCACCGCCGAGCGTTCGCTCGACTGGGTTCGCGCGCATAACGCCCAGGCCGAAGCCGAACTGGCCACATCGAAGCAGTTCGCGCAGCTCGAATCCGACATCCGCGCCATCCTCGATTCCGACGCCAAGATCCCCGGCGTGGAGAAGATCGGCGACTACTACTACAACTTCTGGAAGGACAAGCAGCACGAGCGCGGCCTGTGGCGGCGCACGACGCTGGAGGAATACCGCAAGGCCTCGCCGAAGTGGGAAACCGTCGTCGACCTGGACGCCCTGAACAAGGCCGAAGGCGAGAACTGGGTGTGGCACGGCGTCGATTGCCTGCGTCCGGATTACACGCGCTGCCTCATCGCGCTCTCGCGCGGGGGCGCCGATGCCGACGTCACGCGCGAATTCGACCTGTCGACCAAGTCGTGGGTGAAGGACGGCTTCTTCCGCGACGAGGCCAAGGGCGCGCTGGGCTGGATCGATCGCGACACGGTGTACGTCTACACCGACTTCGGCGCGGGCTCGATGACCAGCTCGGGCTATCCGCGCGTCGTCAAGGAATGGAAGCGCGGCACGCCGCTCGACCAGGCGCGCGTGGTGTACGAAGGCAAGCCGACCGACATGTACATCGCGGCCCTGCGCGACCACACGCCGGGCTTCGAGCGCGACTTCGTCAGCCGCACGCTGGCGTTCTACAACGACGAGCTGTACCTGCGCGGCGCGGACGGCAAGCTCGCCAAGATCGACGTGCCCAATTCGGTCAGCAAGTCGGTGCATCGCGAATGGCTGCTGCTCGAACTTCGCGAACCGTATGAAGCCGGCGGCAAGACCTGGCCGGCCGGCAGCCTGATCGCGACGAACTTCGACGCCTTCATGGCCGGCAAGCGCGAGTTCACTGCGCTGTTCACGCCGACGCAGCGCACGTCGCTGTCGAGCTACACGTGGACGAAGTCGCACCTGGTGCTCAACGTCCTGGACGACGTCAAGAACCGCCTGAGCGTGCTCACGCCGGCGGCGACGGGCGACTGGAAGCGCAGCGAGTTCACCGGCGCGCCGACGTTCGGCACGCTCGCCGTGTCGGCCGTCGATGCGGACGAAAGCGATGCGGTGTGGCTCACCGCCACCGATTACCTGACGCCGACGACGCTGTCGCTCGCGCAGATCGGCGCGACGCCTGAAGTGCTCAAGACGATGCCGGTGTTCTTCGATGCCTCATCGAGCGTCATCGAACAGCATTTCGCCACGTCGAAGGACGGCACGCGCGTGCCGTACTTCCTCGTCCGCCCGGAGGACCTGAAGCTCGACGGCACCGCGCCGACGCTGCTGTACGGCTACGGCGGCTTCGAGATCTCGCTGACGCCGGCGTATTCGGGCAGCGTGGGCAAGGGCTGGCTGGAGAAGGGCGGCGTCTACGCGGTGGCGAACATCCGCGGCGGCGGCGAGTACGGCCCGCGCTGGCACCAGGCCGCGCTGAAGGCCAATCGCCACAAGGCCTACGAGGACTTCGCAGCGGTCGCGCAGGACCTGATCGCACGCAAGGTGACCTCGACCCCGCATCTGGGCATCCAGGGCGGCAGCAACGGCGGCCTGCTCACCGGCAACATGCTCACGCAGTATCCGGAGCTGTTCGGCGCCGTCGTCGTGCAGGTGCCGCTGCTGGACATGAAGCGCTACAGCCACCTGCTGGCCGGCGCGTCGTGGATGGCCGAGTACGGCGATCCGGACACGGCCGACTGGGACTACATCCGCACCTTCTCGCCGTACCACCTGTTCGACGCGAAGAAGACCTATCCGCCGGCGCTGTTCATGACGTCCACGCGCGACGACCGCGTGCACCCGGGCCACGCCCGCAAGATGGCGGCCAAGATGCTCGAAGCCGGCAAGGACGTGCGCTACTACGAGAACATCGAAGGCGGCCACGGCGGTTCGGCCAACAACGCGCAGGCCGCGCACATGAGCGCCCTGGCGTTCACGTTCCTCTGGAACGAGCTGGCCGACAAGTAA
- a CDS encoding DUF481 domain-containing protein yields the protein MLGLALLGGPFVTLPMPVTPGDPTLMAIASDPAQMRLYCFSTRCGDEEWQVAMAAPMPVESNGDTRHRPLRLPGSQRYASLSAPATPRDSKGSYSNDFRIGTRYSVQAMRDGPTQIGLTLGAGYRLAPLYDDGINQPGPVLRGELNLGQKVGERATWTQHVQFESGRGEAFVKQSVSFDVNLAPNWTLESDFAIRHDTQSGGGKETAESSIELRRRF from the coding sequence GTGCTCGGGCTCGCCCTGCTCGGCGGCCCCTTCGTGACATTGCCGATGCCGGTCACCCCCGGCGATCCGACGCTGATGGCCATTGCGAGCGATCCGGCGCAGATGCGGCTGTACTGCTTTTCCACGCGCTGCGGCGACGAGGAATGGCAGGTCGCGATGGCGGCTCCGATGCCGGTGGAATCCAACGGCGACACGCGCCATCGCCCGCTGCGGCTGCCCGGAAGCCAGCGCTACGCCTCGCTCAGCGCGCCGGCCACGCCGCGCGACAGCAAGGGGTCGTACTCCAACGACTTCCGCATCGGCACGCGCTACAGCGTGCAGGCGATGCGCGATGGCCCGACCCAGATCGGCCTCACGCTTGGCGCCGGTTATCGCCTGGCGCCGTTGTACGACGACGGCATCAACCAGCCCGGTCCCGTGTTGCGCGGTGAGCTCAACCTCGGCCAGAAGGTGGGCGAACGCGCGACGTGGACGCAGCACGTGCAGTTCGAGAGCGGTCGTGGCGAGGCCTTCGTGAAGCAGTCGGTGAGCTTCGACGTGAACCTCGCGCCGAACTGGACGCTGGAGAGCGATTTCGCCATCCGCCACGACACGCAGAGCGGCGGCGGCAAGGAAACGGCCGAAAGCAGCATCGAGCTGCGGCGCCGCTTCTAA
- a CDS encoding molybdopterin oxidoreductase family protein, which yields MRQPEPAIDTSPSIGDEVKTTTCYMCACRCGIKVWLKDGQIRYIQGNPDHPVNQGVLCAKGSAGIMQHYSPARLDKPLLRVGERGSGEFREIEWDEALEIATSWLKPIRERNPDELAFFTGRDQSQALTGWWAQQFGTVNYAAHGGFCSVNMAAGGLYSVGGSFWEFGEPDWDHTQYLMLWGVAEDHDSNPIKLGLGKLKARGAKIVAINPVRSGYGAIADEWIGIRPGTDGLFAFALIHELLNADRIDLDYLVRYTNAHWLVVDDPGGAEDGLFARDLEGHPLCAIDSHRFARANDTGIQPRVVGEYTLRDGRRAVPAFHLVAQRYLDPQYSPDAVSERCGIPAGTIRRIARELADAAFDRAFTLPIAWTDAWGREHDSMQGRPVSMHAMRGISAHSNGFHTCRALHLLQMLLGAVDAPGSFRYQPPFPKPLPPPNRPGKARQSNGVLDAAPLGFVHGPEDLVVDEAGAPRRIDHAFSWAYPLSAHGMMHTVIRNAWAGDPYPIDTLMMFMANMSWNSSMNTAQTIAWLTDKREDGQYRIPRIIYADAYASEMVAYADLVLPDTTYLERFDAISLLDRPISDADGAADAIRHPVLDAAKQREGRDVRGFQSVLIDLGARLGLPGLTNEDGSPKYRDYADYIVRHERAPGVGLLAGWRGAHGEVDAKGQPNPQQLQRYIDHGGFWRSEIPEDARYFKMANRGYLDWAQKMGFLGHADPIVLQLYSETMQKFRLAAQGHGAVQPPDEHRERVATYFDPIPMWYEPFEGEQTTREDFPLSAVTQRPMFMYHAWGSQNAWLRQIAARNWLYLHPDTAARHAIRDEDWIEVTSHHGTITVQAKFAANVQPDTVWTWNAIGKRRGAWKLGKDAPEGRQGFLLNHLISDITPRGDYANADPVTGQAAWFDLRVRIARVQPANASSPQFAPIAMGEADDAPLRYGVQFRQKRKAEREGTPS from the coding sequence ATGCGCCAGCCCGAGCCCGCCATCGACACCTCGCCCAGCATCGGCGACGAGGTGAAGACCACCACCTGCTACATGTGCGCGTGCCGTTGCGGCATCAAGGTGTGGCTGAAGGACGGGCAGATCCGCTACATCCAGGGCAACCCCGACCACCCGGTGAACCAGGGCGTGCTGTGCGCCAAGGGTTCGGCGGGAATCATGCAGCACTACTCGCCCGCGCGGCTGGACAAGCCGCTGCTGCGCGTGGGCGAACGCGGATCGGGCGAATTCCGCGAAATCGAATGGGATGAGGCGCTGGAGATCGCGACCTCGTGGCTGAAGCCGATCCGCGAACGCAATCCCGACGAACTCGCCTTCTTCACCGGCCGCGACCAGTCGCAGGCGCTCACCGGCTGGTGGGCGCAGCAGTTCGGCACCGTGAACTACGCCGCGCACGGCGGGTTCTGCTCGGTGAACATGGCGGCCGGCGGGCTGTATTCGGTCGGCGGCAGCTTCTGGGAATTCGGCGAGCCCGACTGGGACCACACGCAGTACCTGATGCTGTGGGGCGTGGCCGAAGACCACGACTCCAATCCGATCAAGCTGGGCCTGGGCAAGCTCAAGGCGCGCGGCGCGAAGATCGTCGCGATCAATCCGGTGCGCTCGGGCTATGGCGCGATTGCCGATGAATGGATCGGCATCCGTCCCGGCACCGACGGCCTGTTCGCGTTCGCGCTGATCCACGAACTGCTGAACGCCGATCGCATCGACCTGGATTACCTGGTGCGCTACACCAACGCGCACTGGCTCGTCGTGGACGATCCGGGCGGCGCGGAAGACGGCCTGTTCGCGCGCGACCTGGAAGGCCACCCGCTGTGCGCGATCGACTCGCACCGCTTCGCGCGGGCGAACGACACCGGCATCCAGCCGCGTGTCGTCGGCGAATACACGCTGCGCGACGGCCGCCGCGCGGTGCCGGCGTTCCATCTGGTCGCGCAGCGTTATCTCGATCCGCAGTATTCGCCCGACGCGGTGAGCGAACGCTGCGGCATTCCGGCTGGGACGATCCGCCGCATCGCGCGCGAACTGGCCGACGCCGCGTTCGATCGCGCGTTCACGCTGCCCATCGCGTGGACCGACGCATGGGGCCGCGAACATGACTCGATGCAGGGACGTCCCGTGTCGATGCACGCGATGCGCGGCATCAGCGCGCACAGCAACGGCTTCCACACCTGCCGCGCGCTGCACCTGCTGCAGATGCTGCTGGGCGCGGTGGATGCGCCGGGTTCGTTCCGCTACCAGCCACCGTTCCCGAAGCCGCTGCCGCCGCCGAACCGTCCTGGCAAGGCGCGGCAGTCCAACGGCGTGCTCGACGCCGCGCCGCTGGGTTTCGTGCACGGGCCGGAAGATCTCGTCGTCGACGAAGCGGGCGCGCCGCGCCGCATCGACCACGCGTTCTCGTGGGCGTATCCGCTGTCGGCGCACGGGATGATGCACACCGTCATCCGCAACGCGTGGGCGGGCGATCCCTACCCCATCGACACGCTCATGATGTTCATGGCGAACATGAGCTGGAACTCGTCGATGAACACCGCGCAGACCATCGCGTGGCTCACCGACAAGCGCGAAGACGGGCAATACCGCATCCCGCGCATCATCTACGCCGACGCGTACGCATCGGAAATGGTCGCCTACGCCGACCTCGTGCTGCCCGATACGACGTACCTGGAGCGTTTCGACGCGATCAGCCTGCTCGACCGGCCGATTTCCGACGCCGATGGCGCGGCCGACGCGATCCGTCATCCGGTGCTGGATGCGGCGAAACAGCGAGAAGGCCGCGACGTGCGCGGCTTCCAGTCGGTGCTGATCGACCTCGGCGCGCGCCTGGGGCTGCCCGGCCTGACGAACGAAGACGGCTCGCCGAAGTACCGCGACTACGCCGATTACATCGTCCGCCACGAACGCGCCCCGGGCGTCGGCCTGCTTGCGGGCTGGCGCGGCGCGCACGGCGAGGTCGATGCGAAGGGCCAGCCCAATCCGCAACAGCTGCAGCGCTACATCGACCACGGCGGCTTCTGGCGCAGCGAGATTCCGGAAGATGCGCGTTATTTCAAGATGGCCAATCGCGGCTACCTGGACTGGGCGCAGAAGATGGGGTTCCTCGGCCACGCCGATCCGATCGTGCTGCAGCTCTACTCGGAAACCATGCAGAAGTTCCGCCTCGCCGCGCAGGGCCACGGCGCGGTGCAGCCGCCGGACGAACATCGCGAGCGCGTGGCGACGTATTTCGATCCGATTCCGATGTGGTACGAACCTTTCGAAGGCGAGCAGACCACGCGCGAGGACTTCCCCCTCAGCGCCGTCACCCAGCGCCCGATGTTCATGTACCACGCGTGGGGTTCGCAGAATGCGTGGCTGCGCCAGATCGCCGCGCGCAACTGGCTGTACCTGCATCCGGACACCGCGGCACGTCATGCCATCCGGGACGAGGACTGGATCGAGGTGACCTCGCACCACGGCACGATCACGGTGCAGGCGAAGTTCGCCGCCAACGTGCAGCCCGACACCGTGTGGACGTGGAACGCCATCGGTAAGCGCCGCGGCGCGTGGAAGCTCGGCAAGGACGCGCCCGAAGGCCGGCAGGGATTCCTGCTCAACCACCTGATTTCCGACATCACCCCGCGCGGCGATTACGCCAACGCCGATCCGGTCACCGGGCAGGCGGCGTGGTTCGACCTGCGCGTCCGCATCGCGCGCGTGCAGCCGGCGAACGCCAGCTCGCCGCAATTCGCCCCGATCGCGATGGGCGAGGCGGACGACGCGCCGCTGCGCTACGGCGTGCAGTTCCGCCAGAAGCGCAAGGCCGAACGCGAAGGAACCCCATCGTGA